The Cucumis melo cultivar AY chromosome 9, USDA_Cmelo_AY_1.0, whole genome shotgun sequence genome includes the window TTGTTTGAACTTATATTAGAAAACTTACATTAGAGTATGTTTAGATAGTctagaaaaaataattaaaaaaaagtcaTTCCTATTCAAACATTTTTGAAAAAGTTGTTTAAAATAAGAACATATATGTGTTTGGTTATATTTCTTCAAAAATATTTGtataaacaaatttatttagtttgttATGTAATAAAAATGTTTATATTAATGATAAATTATGCTAAAAATGTTCATTAGATACTACAAATAAATTCAAGTTTGTACTTCAAACATTTCAACTATAATTAAAGTTACTCGTCAAAGTTAGTTATCAAAGGTTGTCATCGAAGCTAGCTATCAGAGTTAATCACATTAGGTTATTTATGGAGTTAGACAATCAAAATGATCGTGGAAGTTGGTCACCATAGCATATCATCAAAAATGATCGTAGTTgccatttttatttgtttgtataAACAAAGAAATCTTTTATGAATAGCAACTTGAATGGAATAATACCCAATCCTTGTCCACTTAAAAATAGGTTTGAGTAAAAGAGTTGGGCAGGGggttaaaaaaaatcatttcctTAAATTTTGTAGGGTTTGGAAGATTTAGTCTAACAATTttattaaagttttaaaatttagtttCAGTTTGTTAAATCAAATTTAAGATCACTTGTTTGTTTATTAAATGAGATTCGATTTATCTctaaaaagaagagagaaaattaGATTATACTCATTCAACTTGATTATGATTATCtcaaatataaataaagaatagATTTTTGAAATATTGTGAATATGTTTTAGGTAAATTTGTGTACTTGAAATTGAAAAGGTTTGGATTTTACCATTAAGCATTGAGATGGCAACAGATTCATcgtaaaataaatatttcaattttctttttcatttcaaataaaacTTAATTCATTATTGTATCAAACAATACTAAATTGATTGAGTGAAGAACAGACTACGTACTTCAACTTGTAATTTGAGACGCCGCGCCGGAGAGGCTTCCGTTATCACGATCTAGTTCAACCAAAATCCGGATTGTATCTATCCAATGTGCGAATCTCCAGTTTCTAAAATGCCACAAAATCAGTGAATCGAATAATGCTGCACGAACAGACAGCAGTTTCAATCGACGCTCATCCGGCCTTCTTTTTCCGACGCTCTTTTATCCGATCGTTGACATCTTCATCGGAACTGATGAACTCCTCttcttcatcgtcttcctcaGATGGAGGCGAAGGATCGAGTCGAGCGGCATCCTTAGCCCACTGAATCAGCTTCTCAACCTCATCCTCTTCGTCCGCGCTATCAACATCATTAGGTATCGAGGATGAAGGCGGAGTAGTCGAGGAAGGCAAAGACGCCTTCAGAGCAGCGAATCTAGCAGCAAGATCGTCGCCGAGAATCGACTGAGATTCGCCATCGACGACGAGATTTTCAATCGGCGGCGGGGGTCGGGACGAGGAATCGGACTGAATATGCGGGTGAGAAGAGCGAGGATTGCGGGGAACGGCGGCGGCGGTGGAGGAAGGACGCGATCTTAGGGCTTGGAAACGGCGATCGAGATCGGAATGGAGATAGTTTGGGGAAACACGAGACATGTGAGAATCGAGGGTCAATTTGAGGATAAGATCGTCTTGAGCTGCTTGTAACAATTGCTCGATTTGTTCCTGTTCGTCGTCGTTGCCTCTTCCCGTCTTCTTTCTCGAATCCATTCTTCTCTTGTTTTGTGGATCTTTTTAggaattttgtaaaaaaatacctttttttttctactaGAGACAAAGGGATAAAATTGAAATTCAAAACTTTTGAATTCTGCCCCATCATCACCTAAATTTACAAAACTAATCCTATTTTTCTCCCTTCTGCCATCGAAAAAATATATTGGTCGGTTGCCGGATTGTTGTCTTCGGGTGATGTTAGTGGGTTGTTCTTAATATTCTTCTGCTTCaatatttttacttttcttcttttcaaaccTCGTCCTCCAAAATTAAGTTTTGTCCAAAGTGATTTTACCTTAGTTTTCCtttgatttcaatttaattCCTACATTCAAAATCTTATCATTTTTACCATTAAAatttaagatttgttttaattcggtctttttctttttcacccAAAGTTCTATTGTTGTTTCACAATTATTAAACTAATTCTAATTTCTCACTTTCTAATTATCTTAAATACATtaatatcaaatataaaagttGATGTTTAATTAAAAGTCAATATTATAAAtgtaatttcaacaattaaattaaaatatatattagccTCAATTGATTGGAAACATATTTGAAAAGAATTAGGATGAAAAGAATTAGGAATTCTTAATGTAGCCACAGAGGGTGGTTTAGACggacaaatttcttcaaatcattcaaaaacTGCATGCAACAATTGGGAGGGAAAATAGGGTTtgaaataattttgtttct containing:
- the LOC103502866 gene encoding uncharacterized protein LOC103502866; its protein translation is MDSRKKTGRGNDDEQEQIEQLLQAAQDDLILKLTLDSHMSRVSPNYLHSDLDRRFQALRSRPSSTAAAVPRNPRSSHPHIQSDSSSRPPPPIENLVVDGESQSILGDDLAARFAALKASLPSSTTPPSSSIPNDVDSADEEDEVEKLIQWAKDAARLDPSPPSEEDDEEEEFISSDEDVNDRIKERRKKKAG